A section of the Pan paniscus chromosome 11, NHGRI_mPanPan1-v2.0_pri, whole genome shotgun sequence genome encodes:
- the LOC100993395 gene encoding cell division cycle protein 20 homolog, translated as MRAANRSHSAGRTPGRTPGKSSSKGQTTPSKPGGDRYIPPRSAAQMEVASFLLRKENQPENSQTPTKKEHQKAWTLNLNGFDVEEAKILRLSGKPQNAPEGYQNRLKVLYSQKATPGSSRKTYHYIPSLPDHNLDAPEIRNDYYLNLVDWSSGNVLAVALDNSVYLWSASSGDILQLLQMEQTGKYVYSAAWIKEGNYLAVGISSAEVHLWDVQQQKRLRNMTSHSARVGSLSWNSYILSSGSHSGHIHHHDVRVAEHHVATLSGHSQEVCGLRWVPDGRHLASGGNDNLVKVWPSALGEGGWVPLQTFTLQGAVKAVAWCPWQSNVPATGGGTSDRHICIWNVCSGACLSAVDALSQVCSILWSPHYKELISGHGFAQNQLVIWKYPTMAKVAELKGHTSQVLTLTMSPDGATVASAAADETPRLWHCFELDPVWRREREKASAAKSSFIHQGIR; from the coding sequence ATGCGGGCCGCCAACCGATCCCACAGCGCCGGCAGGACTCCAGGCCGAACTCCTGGCAAATCCAGTTCCAAGGGTCAGACCACTCCTAGCAAACCTGGCGGTGACCGCTATATCCCCCCTCGCAGTGCTGCCCAGATGGAGGTGGCCAGCTTCCTCCTGAGAAAGGAGAACCAGCCTGAAAACAGCCAGACGCCCACCAAGAAGGAACACCAGAAAGCCTGGACTTTGAACCTGAACGGTTTTGATGTAGAGGAAGCCAAGATCCTTCGGCTCAGTGGAAAACCACAAAATGCGCCAGAGGGTTACCAGAACAGACTGAAAGTACTCTACAGCCAAAAGGCCACTCCTGGCTCCAGCCGGAAGACCTACCATTACATTCCTTCCCTGCCAGACCATAACCTGGATGCCCCTGAAATCCGAAATGACTACTACCTGAACCTTGTGGACTGGAGCTCTGGGAATGTATTGGCCGTGGCGCTGGACAACAGTGTGTACCTGTGGAGCGCAAGCTCTGGTGACATCCTGCAGCTTTTGCAAATGGAGCAGACTGGGAAATATGTATACTCCGCGGCCTGGATCAAAGAGGGCAACTACTTGGCTGTGGGCATCAGCAGTGCTGAGGTGCATCTATGGGATGTGCAGCAGCAGAAACGGCTTCGAAATATGACCAGTCACTCTGCCCGAGTGGGCTCCCTAAGCTGGAACAGCTATATCCTATCCAGTGGTTCACATTCTGGCCACATCCACCACCATGATGTTCGGGTGGCAGAACACCACGTGGCCACACTGAGTGGCCACAGCCAGGAAGTGTGTGGGCTGCGCTGGGTCCCAGATGGACGACATTTGGCCAGTGGTGGCAATGATAACTTGGTCAAAGTGTGGCCTAGTGCTCTTGGAGAGGGTGGCTGGGTTCCTCTGCAGACATTCACCCTTCAAGGGGCTGTCAAGGCCGTAGCATGGTGTCCCTGGCAGTCCAATGTCCCGGCAACAGGAGGGGGCACCAGTGATCGACATATTTGCATCTGGAACGTGTGCTCTGGGGCCTGTCTGAGTGCCGTGGATGCCCTTTCCCAGGTGTGCTCCATCCTCTGGTCTCCCCACTACAAGGAGCTCATCTCAGGCCATGGCTTTGCACAGAACCAGCTGGTTATTTGGAAGTACCCAACCATGGCCAAGGTGGCTGAACTCAAAGGTCACACATCCCAGGTCCTGACTCTGACCATGAGCCCAGATGGGGCCACAGTGGCATCTGCAGCAGCAGATGAGACCCCGAGGCTATGGCACTGTTTTGAGTTGGACCCTGTGTGGCGGCGGGAGCGGGAGAAGGCCAGTGCAGCCAAAAGCAGCTTCATCCACCAAGGCATCCGCTGA